A region of Rhizorhabdus wittichii RW1 DNA encodes the following proteins:
- a CDS encoding L-carnitine dehydratase/bile acid-inducible protein F (PFAM: L-carnitine dehydratase/bile acid-inducible protein F), which yields MSGPLHGIRIVEISAVGPVALFATIMADLGATVIRVDRPSHFEGRKEGAHVANRPVVDRDLKQPESVAFVLDLVRGADVLIEGYRPGVMERLGLGPDVCLAANPKLVFARMTGWGQQGPFAGEPGHDINYLALTGALAAIGTEQEPIPPLNLIADYGGGSMFACVGVLAALLSALRSGKGQVIDVAMIDGVGSLFSMQYERYAQGLWNNARRTNTLDGAAPYYGCYPCKDGKWVAAGALEMKFRRAMANTIGVPELGEESSSDPASWPQLRTRVAEAFKTATRDEWMERMYGRETCCTPILDMDEAPHHPHNVARTGFFQDQGGWVPSPAPRFSATPAERKAPRTAEDVLKDFAAAAGTAPPA from the coding sequence ATGAGCGGCCCCCTCCACGGCATCAGGATCGTCGAGATTTCGGCGGTCGGCCCCGTCGCCCTGTTCGCCACGATCATGGCGGACCTCGGCGCCACCGTGATCCGCGTCGATCGCCCGTCGCATTTCGAGGGCCGGAAGGAAGGCGCGCACGTCGCCAACCGCCCGGTGGTCGACCGCGACCTCAAGCAGCCGGAAAGCGTGGCCTTCGTGCTCGATCTGGTGCGCGGCGCCGACGTGCTGATCGAAGGCTATCGTCCCGGCGTGATGGAACGGCTGGGCCTCGGCCCGGACGTCTGCCTCGCGGCCAACCCGAAGCTGGTCTTCGCGCGCATGACCGGATGGGGCCAGCAAGGGCCGTTCGCCGGCGAGCCGGGGCATGACATCAACTATCTCGCGCTCACCGGCGCGCTGGCGGCGATCGGCACGGAGCAGGAGCCGATCCCGCCGCTCAACCTGATCGCCGACTATGGCGGCGGTTCGATGTTCGCCTGCGTCGGGGTGCTGGCCGCCCTGCTGTCGGCGCTTCGCAGCGGGAAGGGACAGGTCATCGACGTCGCCATGATCGACGGCGTCGGTTCCCTCTTCTCGATGCAATATGAGCGTTATGCGCAGGGGCTCTGGAACAACGCCCGGCGCACCAACACGCTGGACGGCGCCGCCCCCTATTATGGCTGCTACCCCTGCAAGGACGGCAAATGGGTGGCGGCCGGCGCGCTGGAGATGAAGTTCCGCAGGGCGATGGCGAACACCATCGGCGTCCCCGAGCTGGGCGAGGAAAGCTCCAGCGATCCGGCCAGCTGGCCGCAGCTGAGGACCAGGGTCGCCGAGGCCTTCAAGACGGCGACGCGCGACGAATGGATGGAGCGGATGTACGGCCGCGAAACATGCTGCACGCCGATCCTGGACATGGATGAAGCGCCGCACCACCCGCACAATGTCGCGCGGACGGGCTTCTTCCAGGACCAGGGAGGCTGGGTCCCCTCCCCCGCCCCGCGCTTCTCGGCGACACCCGCGGAGAGGAAGGCGCCGCGCACGGCCGAGGACGTGCTGAAGGATTTCGCCGCGGCGGCGGGCACCGCTCCCCCGGCCTGA
- a CDS encoding major facilitator superfamily MFS_1 (PFAM: major facilitator superfamily MFS_1), with product MPTLPNAAPLAEPVAMSGRPGVLPPWVRLLLVFNIVYILSYVDRQLLSLVVGPVKASLGLSDVQIGFLQGFGFSMVLAVSALLTARRVDTGNRTRLIALAVIAWCAMTILCGVAHNFYMLLAARTGLAVAEAVVPMAVLSLLSDVAPRASLPRAAALFMMSPYLGSGLALLFGGQLLAMMAPYEGHMLPLIGAFEPWRGLFILVGAPGILIGLLILAFGREPKRPPNGGIVASQTSVWPFLRSNAAFLFTMMTFYAFLNSLAMSIYAWTPTYMIRVHGMDAAHVGIFVGPVIAICGVGGCILGTYVMSCRTAERALSHVVRQSMRLMAFSTLPLILMPLAPTPLVAVLLLAVGLTFNAAVMSSTLTPIQLFAPPELRGRATAICSLYSSAMGGMGPLAVGALTDLAFHSPKGIAYAMALSYGAALLVAWIVGPISVRWTSRVDDARIAAGTGQA from the coding sequence TTGCCAACATTACCCAATGCAGCGCCCCTGGCCGAACCCGTCGCCATGAGCGGCAGGCCCGGCGTCCTGCCGCCGTGGGTCCGGCTGCTGCTGGTCTTCAATATCGTCTACATCCTGTCCTATGTGGACCGCCAGCTGCTCAGCCTCGTGGTGGGGCCGGTCAAGGCCAGCCTGGGTCTCAGCGACGTCCAGATCGGTTTCCTGCAGGGCTTCGGCTTCTCGATGGTGCTGGCGGTTTCGGCGCTGCTCACCGCCCGGCGGGTCGACACCGGCAATCGGACCAGGCTGATCGCCCTGGCGGTGATCGCCTGGTGCGCGATGACGATCCTGTGCGGCGTCGCGCACAATTTCTACATGCTGCTCGCGGCCCGGACCGGCCTCGCCGTCGCCGAGGCGGTGGTGCCGATGGCCGTGCTTTCGCTTCTGTCCGACGTCGCGCCGCGCGCTTCGCTGCCCCGCGCCGCCGCCCTGTTCATGATGTCGCCCTATCTCGGCAGCGGTCTGGCCCTGCTGTTCGGCGGCCAGTTGCTCGCGATGATGGCGCCCTATGAGGGGCATATGCTGCCGCTGATCGGGGCGTTCGAGCCATGGCGCGGCCTGTTCATCCTGGTCGGCGCGCCGGGCATCCTTATCGGCCTGCTGATCCTCGCCTTCGGGCGGGAGCCGAAGCGGCCGCCGAACGGAGGCATCGTGGCCAGCCAGACCTCGGTCTGGCCCTTCCTGCGCAGCAACGCGGCGTTCCTGTTCACGATGATGACCTTCTATGCCTTCCTGAACAGCCTCGCCATGTCGATCTATGCATGGACGCCGACCTACATGATCCGCGTCCATGGCATGGACGCCGCGCATGTCGGCATCTTCGTCGGCCCGGTCATCGCGATCTGCGGCGTCGGCGGCTGCATCCTCGGCACCTATGTGATGAGCTGCCGGACGGCGGAGCGCGCGCTCAGCCACGTCGTCCGGCAATCGATGCGGTTGATGGCCTTCTCGACGCTGCCGCTGATCCTCATGCCGCTCGCGCCGACGCCGCTGGTCGCGGTGCTGCTGCTGGCGGTCGGGCTGACCTTCAACGCCGCCGTCATGTCCTCGACGCTGACGCCGATCCAGCTGTTCGCCCCGCCCGAGCTGCGGGGACGCGCGACGGCGATCTGCAGCCTCTACAGTTCGGCGATGGGCGGGATGGGGCCGCTCGCGGTCGGCGCGCTCACCGATCTGGCGTTCCATTCGCCGAAGGGCATCGCCTATGCCATGGCCCTCTCCTATGGCGCGGCGTTGCTGGTGGCCTGGATCGTCGGGCCGATCTCGGTGCGCTGGACCTCACGCGTCGACGACGCGCGCATCGCGGCCGGAACCGGGCAGGCATAA
- a CDS encoding Epoxide hydrolase domain protein (PFAM: alpha/beta hydrolase fold; Epoxide hydrolase domain protein): MKNRHERHPMSIQNFTVDWSAAQRADVTRQVSDYVLPPAPAGDGWSIGCDAGFLARLREHWLRFDWDKAVERLNRFPQFVATVDGLPLHYIHVKAEVENAPPLLLLHGWPSSPFEFFGVIDRLANPSRHGGDPADAFEIIAPSLPGYGFSGKPDAIVGPRVIADLIDRLMVEQLGHQRYFSHGGDWGAVVSSWLAIRHPQNLRGIHLGMIALPMPAQPATPEERDWVDRYSRVQRDMGGYSHLQGSRPQSLAWLAAGNPMGQAAWIAERYHDWSDLRDRGFEEVYDLDWLLTAILVHVMNDSFASTAYLYNGLARESGGSVTTLNRGERCETPTAFTNHLGDPRIIPPPRARVEQTYNIVRWRDSEKGGHFPAHEQPDDFVADLVDWMRAARA, translated from the coding sequence ATGAAGAACCGTCATGAGAGGCACCCCATGAGCATCCAGAACTTCACCGTGGACTGGTCCGCCGCCCAGCGCGCCGACGTCACCCGCCAGGTGTCCGACTATGTGCTGCCCCCTGCCCCGGCAGGCGACGGCTGGTCGATCGGGTGCGACGCCGGCTTCCTCGCCCGGCTGCGCGAGCATTGGTTGCGCTTCGACTGGGACAAGGCGGTCGAGCGGCTGAACCGTTTCCCCCAGTTCGTGGCGACGGTCGACGGGCTCCCGCTCCATTATATCCACGTCAAGGCGGAGGTGGAGAATGCGCCGCCGCTGCTGCTGCTCCACGGCTGGCCGAGCTCCCCCTTCGAATTCTTCGGGGTGATCGACCGGCTCGCCAACCCGTCGCGCCATGGCGGCGATCCCGCCGACGCCTTCGAGATCATCGCGCCGAGCCTGCCCGGCTACGGCTTCAGCGGGAAACCCGACGCGATCGTCGGCCCGCGCGTCATCGCCGACCTGATCGACCGCCTGATGGTGGAGCAACTCGGCCACCAGCGCTATTTCTCCCATGGCGGCGACTGGGGGGCGGTCGTCAGTTCCTGGCTCGCCATCCGTCATCCCCAGAATCTGCGCGGCATCCATCTCGGCATGATCGCGCTGCCCATGCCCGCGCAGCCCGCGACGCCGGAAGAACGGGACTGGGTCGACCGCTATAGCCGCGTCCAGCGCGACATGGGCGGCTACAGCCATCTCCAGGGGAGCAGGCCGCAATCGCTCGCCTGGCTCGCGGCCGGCAATCCGATGGGCCAGGCGGCCTGGATCGCCGAGCGCTATCATGACTGGTCGGACCTGCGCGATCGCGGCTTCGAGGAGGTCTACGACCTCGACTGGCTGCTCACCGCCATCCTCGTCCACGTCATGAACGACAGCTTCGCCTCGACCGCCTATCTGTACAACGGGCTCGCCCGCGAAAGCGGCGGCAGCGTCACCACGCTGAACCGGGGCGAGCGGTGCGAGACGCCGACCGCCTTCACCAACCATCTCGGCGACCCGCGCATCATTCCGCCGCCCCGCGCGCGGGTGGAGCAGACCTACAACATCGTCCGCTGGCGCGATTCCGAAAAGGGCGGCCACTTTCCGGCGCACGAGCAGCCGGACGACTTCGTCGCGGACCTGGTGGACTGGATGCGCGCGGCCCGCGCCTGA
- a CDS encoding short-chain dehydrogenase/reductase SDR (PFAM: short-chain dehydrogenase/reductase SDR; KR), whose product MRVKGKVTIITGAASGMGASHARLFAREGARVVVADILEAEGRAVVEDIVARGGEAVFERLDISSEADWDRVMDAATARFGPLDILVNNAGLTGSGVQEVDEIALFDRLIATNLRGPFLGVRAAVRRMEGRGGAIVNVASISANIGNPGVHIGYNASKGGVRTLTRAAAAEYGPRKIRVNSVNPGVLPPMIGSKRVDVAEGLLARVPLNRTGQVEEVSNAVLFLASDEASYINGVELDVDGGLVVT is encoded by the coding sequence ATGCGGGTCAAGGGCAAGGTCACGATCATCACGGGCGCGGCGTCGGGCATGGGGGCGTCCCATGCCCGCCTGTTCGCCCGCGAAGGCGCGCGCGTCGTGGTCGCCGACATATTGGAGGCGGAAGGGCGCGCGGTCGTCGAGGATATCGTCGCCCGGGGCGGCGAGGCGGTGTTCGAGCGTCTCGATATTTCGAGCGAGGCGGACTGGGATCGGGTGATGGACGCCGCGACGGCCCGGTTCGGGCCGCTCGACATCCTCGTCAACAATGCGGGCCTCACCGGTTCGGGCGTCCAGGAGGTCGACGAGATCGCCCTGTTCGACCGGCTGATCGCCACCAATCTCCGTGGGCCGTTCCTCGGCGTTCGCGCGGCGGTGCGGCGCATGGAGGGCAGGGGCGGCGCGATCGTCAACGTCGCCTCGATCTCCGCCAATATCGGCAATCCCGGCGTGCACATCGGCTACAACGCGTCCAAGGGCGGGGTGAGGACGCTGACCCGGGCCGCCGCCGCCGAATATGGGCCCCGCAAGATCCGGGTGAACAGCGTCAATCCGGGTGTGCTCCCGCCGATGATCGGTTCGAAGCGCGTCGACGTGGCCGAAGGCCTGCTGGCGAGGGTGCCGCTCAACCGCACCGGACAGGTGGAGGAGGTGTCGAACGCCGTGCTGTTCCTGGCCTCCGACGAGGCGTCCTACATCAACGGCGTCGAGCTCGACGTCGACGGCGGCCTGGTCGTCACCTGA
- a CDS encoding Alcohol dehydrogenase, zinc-binding domain protein (PFAM: Alcohol dehydrogenase, zinc-binding domain protein; Alcohol dehydrogenase GroES domain protein): MRAAVLREFRSDLIIEDVEIDTPRTDEVLIRTVASGLCHTDLTYWGGRHPHPLPMILGHEGCGIVEAIGPGVTNVAVGDAVVTCMTSFCGHCDHCVTGNLVLCESAERDRAPDAPPKITARGERVHPYGRLGTFAEKMLIYKNSCVRIRPDVPLEKASVVGCGVLTGVGAVINTAKVQPGQSVAVLGCGGVGLSAINGAAIAGAGRIIAVDTQQEKLELSRAFGATDTVDASSGDAARQVVEMTRGGVDVAFEAVGTPQTAQAAFGMIRRGGAMILVGMLPPDETVSFPGKEFVYGKKVIGSMLGSNRFPHDIPKLIDFYMQGKLKLDELVSQRIALDEVNAALQQVGKGGVARSVIIFE, from the coding sequence TTGCGTGCTGCCGTGCTGAGGGAATTTCGCAGCGATCTGATCATCGAGGATGTCGAGATCGACACGCCGCGCACCGACGAAGTGCTGATCCGCACCGTCGCCTCCGGCCTCTGCCACACCGACCTCACCTATTGGGGCGGCCGGCATCCCCATCCGCTGCCGATGATCCTGGGGCATGAGGGCTGCGGCATCGTCGAGGCGATCGGCCCCGGCGTCACCAACGTCGCGGTCGGCGACGCCGTCGTCACCTGCATGACCAGCTTCTGCGGCCATTGCGACCATTGCGTCACCGGCAACCTGGTCCTTTGCGAAAGCGCGGAGCGCGACCGCGCGCCGGACGCACCGCCGAAGATCACCGCCCGGGGCGAGAGGGTGCATCCCTATGGCCGGCTCGGCACCTTCGCGGAGAAGATGCTGATCTACAAGAACAGCTGCGTCCGCATCCGGCCGGACGTGCCGCTGGAGAAAGCCTCGGTGGTCGGCTGCGGCGTGCTGACGGGCGTCGGCGCGGTGATCAACACCGCCAAGGTGCAGCCGGGCCAGTCGGTCGCCGTGCTCGGTTGCGGCGGCGTCGGTCTCTCGGCGATCAACGGCGCGGCGATCGCCGGCGCCGGCCGCATCATCGCGGTCGACACCCAGCAGGAGAAGCTGGAGCTTTCCCGCGCGTTCGGCGCGACCGACACCGTGGACGCGAGCAGCGGCGACGCCGCCCGGCAGGTCGTCGAGATGACGCGCGGCGGGGTCGACGTGGCGTTCGAGGCGGTGGGCACGCCGCAAACCGCCCAGGCCGCCTTCGGCATGATCCGCCGGGGCGGCGCGATGATCCTCGTCGGCATGCTGCCGCCCGACGAGACCGTGTCCTTTCCCGGCAAGGAGTTCGTCTACGGCAAGAAGGTCATCGGCAGCATGCTGGGATCGAACCGCTTTCCCCACGACATCCCGAAGCTCATCGACTTCTATATGCAGGGCAAGCTCAAGCTCGACGAACTCGTCTCCCAGCGCATCGCGCTGGACGAGGTGAACGCGGCGCTCCAGCAGGTCGGCAAGGGCGGGGTCGCGCGCTCGGTCATCATCTTCGAATGA
- a CDS encoding Enoyl-CoA hydratase/isomerase (PFAM: Enoyl-CoA hydratase/isomerase) encodes MAYGQILYSAEDGICRILLNRPEHRNAQGRQLLEELDDAMHRAERDPDIRVIVLGAVGPHFSAGHDLKESQRDRPNLTVEQRWDWEEEHYLNHCLRIWDLRKPTIAEVRGACIAAGFMLVNMCDLIVASEDAFFSDPVAHSIGAASVEVLVHPWAVGARKAKELLYTGGKLTAADAMAAGMVNRVVPPDQLEQASMELARRIAEAPPFGIRLMKKSINRLLDIQGFRNSIQAHFDTHQLSHESDTFRSATRKGLSGTIGHGKAKAAV; translated from the coding sequence ATGGCCTATGGGCAGATACTCTATTCGGCGGAAGACGGGATCTGCCGCATCTTGCTGAACCGGCCCGAGCATCGCAACGCCCAGGGCCGGCAATTGCTGGAGGAACTGGACGACGCGATGCACCGCGCCGAGCGCGATCCCGATATCCGCGTGATCGTGCTGGGGGCGGTGGGCCCGCATTTCTCCGCCGGCCACGACCTCAAGGAATCGCAGCGCGACCGGCCGAACCTGACGGTCGAGCAGCGCTGGGATTGGGAGGAGGAGCATTACCTCAACCATTGCCTGCGCATCTGGGACCTGCGGAAGCCGACCATCGCCGAGGTGCGCGGGGCGTGCATCGCCGCCGGCTTCATGCTGGTCAACATGTGCGACCTGATCGTGGCGTCCGAGGATGCCTTCTTCTCCGATCCGGTGGCGCACAGCATCGGCGCGGCCTCGGTCGAGGTGCTGGTGCATCCATGGGCGGTGGGCGCGCGCAAGGCGAAGGAACTGCTCTATACCGGCGGCAAGCTGACCGCCGCGGATGCGATGGCGGCCGGCATGGTCAATCGCGTGGTGCCGCCGGACCAGCTCGAGCAGGCCAGCATGGAACTGGCCCGTCGGATCGCGGAGGCGCCGCCCTTCGGCATCCGCCTCATGAAGAAATCGATCAACCGCCTGCTGGATATCCAGGGTTTCCGCAATTCTATCCAGGCGCATTTCGACACGCATCAGCTCTCGCACGAGTCCGACACCTTCCGTTCGGCGACGCGAAAGGGGCTTTCGGGCACCATCGGGCACGGCAAGGCCAAAGCCGCGGTCTGA
- a CDS encoding aldehyde dehydrogenase (PFAM: aldehyde dehydrogenase), whose protein sequence is MATQLHENDQGFTIAEPERLFIGGEWRAPADGTFLDVVSPATGAVGARVAAGGPKDIEAAVRAARDAFDNGPWPRMPIAERAAIVRRIGALLRERLTETTWATTLEMGAPLPMARAVAERAAALFDEYADIGEAYLIEDVRARANGEHAVVVSEPVGVVAAIVPWNGPSLLAALKVAPALVAGCAVVLKPAPETPLDAYILAECIEAAGVPAGVFNLVPADREASDHLIRHHDVDKISFTGSTMVGKHILRTTADRVARVSLELGGKSAAIVLDDADPELVVSRMATEVTMNTGQICAALMRVIVPRAQAKMYGEMLADAVAKIRVGNPFEQGTQVGPLAMKRQLERVQGYIEKGREEGATLMCGGGRPSDLGDGFYIQPTVFANVDHRMTIAREEIFGPVASVIAHDGPDDAVRIANDSDYGLHGGVFTRDVDTAYAVARRMRTGNVGHNIRTIDWQMPFGGFKQSGLSREGGVEGFRNFLEIKTVYVATPPSTLAKA, encoded by the coding sequence ATGGCAACGCAGCTTCACGAGAATGACCAGGGCTTCACCATCGCCGAACCGGAGCGGCTGTTCATCGGCGGCGAGTGGCGCGCGCCGGCCGACGGCACCTTTCTCGACGTGGTCTCGCCTGCGACCGGCGCCGTCGGCGCGCGGGTGGCGGCCGGCGGGCCCAAGGACATCGAGGCGGCGGTGCGCGCGGCGCGCGACGCCTTCGACAACGGGCCCTGGCCGCGCATGCCGATCGCCGAGCGGGCGGCGATCGTGCGGAGGATCGGTGCGCTGCTGCGCGAGCGCCTGACCGAAACCACCTGGGCGACCACGCTGGAAATGGGGGCGCCGCTTCCCATGGCGCGCGCCGTGGCGGAGCGCGCCGCCGCGCTGTTCGACGAATATGCCGACATCGGCGAGGCCTATCTGATCGAGGATGTGCGGGCCCGCGCCAACGGCGAACATGCGGTCGTCGTGAGCGAGCCGGTCGGCGTCGTCGCCGCCATCGTGCCGTGGAACGGGCCCAGCCTGCTGGCGGCCCTCAAGGTCGCGCCGGCGCTGGTCGCGGGGTGCGCCGTGGTGCTGAAGCCGGCGCCGGAAACGCCGCTCGACGCCTATATCCTGGCCGAGTGCATCGAGGCGGCCGGGGTGCCGGCCGGCGTGTTCAACCTGGTGCCGGCCGATCGCGAGGCGAGCGACCACCTGATCCGCCATCACGACGTCGACAAGATCAGCTTCACCGGCAGCACCATGGTCGGCAAGCACATCCTGCGCACCACCGCCGACCGGGTGGCGCGGGTGAGCCTCGAACTGGGCGGCAAGTCGGCCGCGATCGTTCTCGACGATGCCGATCCGGAACTGGTCGTCAGCCGCATGGCCACCGAGGTGACGATGAACACGGGGCAGATCTGCGCCGCGCTGATGCGCGTCATCGTGCCGCGCGCGCAGGCGAAGATGTATGGCGAGATGCTGGCGGACGCGGTCGCGAAGATCCGCGTCGGCAACCCGTTCGAACAGGGGACGCAGGTCGGCCCGCTGGCGATGAAGCGCCAGCTCGAACGGGTGCAGGGCTATATCGAGAAGGGCCGCGAGGAAGGCGCGACGCTGATGTGCGGCGGCGGTCGTCCGTCCGATCTCGGCGACGGCTTCTACATCCAGCCGACCGTGTTCGCGAACGTCGACCACCGCATGACGATCGCGCGGGAAGAGATTTTCGGTCCGGTCGCCAGCGTGATCGCGCATGACGGGCCGGATGACGCCGTCCGGATCGCCAACGACAGCGACTATGGCCTGCACGGCGGCGTCTTCACCCGCGATGTCGACACGGCCTATGCCGTCGCCCGCCGGATGCGCACCGGCAATGTCGGGCACAATATCCGGACGATCGACTGGCAGATGCCGTTCGGCGGCTTCAAGCAGTCCGGGCTGAGCCGCGAGGGCGGGGTCGAAGGGTTCCGCAACTTCCTCGAGATCAAGACGGTGTACGTCGCCACCCCGCCCTCGACGCTCGCGAAGGCCTGA
- a CDS encoding transcriptional regulator, AraC family (PFAM: helix-turn-helix- domain containing protein, AraC type) yields the protein MMTRSLYEFKGRNFNADHRELLLSAIRRDFYTADCCVYQDAEDLYFSNSRSFAGYIPISRHRSIGVRTVTRRTLKEVRSNTSDTFLIWLPIRGAVTITQNGRTATIEPGSFALSYGNEPLCIATLSDADQEHLSYQITAPAHLVSQAIPEPKRLCAIPFSTTLGGARIARELFLSLYEEADNLDRASAEALALSGLHALFRTVNQEGVEHGRSLSVREVKLQRLMDYLELNYSDSELTTEKVAKDCGISTRYLHYLLKSKGTRFYDYLWQARLNNAYQQLTDPALARRTISEIAYAIGFKSSAHFSRAFRNQFARSPREVRQEMLNAPVVAATKSDDAELWIDDTADDGIDLAPILLAEQRQPALVN from the coding sequence ATGATGACACGGTCTCTTTACGAATTCAAAGGCCGCAACTTCAACGCAGATCATCGCGAGCTTCTGCTTTCAGCGATTCGCCGGGATTTCTATACTGCCGATTGCTGCGTCTATCAGGATGCCGAGGATCTTTATTTCAGCAACAGCCGTTCCTTCGCAGGCTATATCCCCATTTCGAGGCATCGTTCGATCGGCGTCCGCACCGTCACGCGCCGCACGCTGAAGGAAGTGCGCAGCAACACCTCCGACACCTTCCTGATCTGGCTGCCGATCCGGGGCGCGGTCACGATCACGCAGAACGGACGGACCGCGACGATCGAACCCGGCAGCTTCGCCCTCTCCTACGGCAATGAGCCGCTGTGCATCGCGACGCTCTCCGATGCCGATCAGGAACATCTCTCCTATCAGATCACCGCGCCGGCGCATCTGGTGAGCCAGGCCATCCCCGAGCCGAAGCGGCTCTGCGCCATCCCCTTCTCCACCACGCTGGGCGGCGCCCGCATCGCCCGCGAGCTGTTCCTCTCGCTCTATGAGGAAGCGGACAATCTCGACCGGGCCTCGGCCGAGGCGCTGGCCCTGTCGGGGCTCCACGCGCTGTTCCGCACGGTCAACCAGGAAGGCGTCGAGCATGGCCGTTCGCTGAGCGTCCGCGAGGTCAAGCTGCAGCGCCTGATGGACTATCTGGAGCTCAACTATTCGGACTCGGAACTGACCACCGAGAAGGTCGCCAAGGATTGCGGCATTTCGACCCGCTATCTCCACTATCTGCTGAAGAGCAAGGGCACGCGCTTCTACGACTATCTCTGGCAGGCGCGGCTGAACAACGCCTATCAGCAGCTCACCGATCCGGCGCTGGCGCGCCGCACCATCTCCGAGATCGCCTATGCGATCGGCTTCAAGAGCAGCGCGCACTTCAGCCGCGCCTTCCGCAACCAGTTCGCCCGATCGCCGCGCGAGGTACGCCAGGAGATGCTCAACGCACCGGTCGTCGCCGCGACCAAGAGCGACGACGCGGAGCTGTGGATCGACGACACGGCCGACGACGGCATCGACCTCGCGCCGATCCTCCTGGCGGAACAGCGTCAACCTGCCCTGGTAAACTGA